A single region of the Brassica rapa cultivar Chiifu-401-42 chromosome A03, CAAS_Brap_v3.01, whole genome shotgun sequence genome encodes:
- the LOC103848227 gene encoding uncharacterized protein LOC103848227, producing MTKNMATVKGSKINAVSSWNSEIVGKFARKDKVMLSEKKCSCKYFDYIKIPCGHAMIAVDGLGVPYDTLCGDWYKTSVWRETYAGFISPKSDLRDVNILERVSSMIMYPPNTKRQVVRDHKTRIPFTGEIWVMAPKKKVVANRCGRYRG from the exons ATGACAAAGAACATGGCAACTGTGAAAGGGAGCAAGATAAATGCGGTTTCTAGCTGGAACAGTGAAATTGTTGGGAAGTTTGCCAGGAAAGACAAGGTTATGCTATCTGAGAAAAAGTGTAGTTGTAAGTATTTTGATTATATCAAAATACCTTGCGGCCATGCTATGATTGCAGTAGACGGGCTTGGTGTGCCTTACGACACACTATGTGGGGATTGGTACAAAACATCAGTATGGAGGGAGACATATGCAGGCTTTATCAGTCCAAAGAGTGATCTTAGGGATGTTAACATACTAGAAAGAGTTAGCAGTATGATCATGTACCCTCCTAATACAAAAAGGCAAGTCGTTCGCGATCACAAAACACGCATACCGTTCACAGGCGAGATATGGGTGATG GCTCCAAAGAAGAAAGTAGTCGCTAATAGATGTGGGAGGTATAGAGGGTAA